One segment of Vogesella indigofera DNA contains the following:
- the hpnE gene encoding hydroxysqualene dehydroxylase HpnE: MKPRVAIIGAGWAGLAAAITLAPAANLVLFEAGKIAGGRARRVALDGMALDNGQHILIGAYRESLRLMRQVGVDPAQALASQPLRWHQIDGVQLHCPDWPAPWHMLAGLLRAKGLGWRDKLALARLLTQLRVRRWQIGHDVAALDWLRQRGQSSAVLDGFWTPLILATLNTPPAQASMQLLANVLRDSLGAAQADASRLLLPRIDLSALFAEPALQWLAGAGAQLRLGQRVRHIDWQAARPLVDGEAFDAVLLATAPYHAAALAADEKLSAMLKAWQYQPITTLYLRFEGRVRLPQAMTGLQRGIGQWWFDREALTGEAGLVAVVISAAGEHDTLSRAALTARVLVELQQHVPDLPPLAASWQITEQRATFAANVGLARPAPRLGVKSGYLAGDWLCADYPATLEGAVRSGIASAHALMQDWKKEHDANV; the protein is encoded by the coding sequence TTGAAACCACGCGTTGCCATCATCGGCGCCGGCTGGGCCGGCCTCGCCGCCGCCATCACGCTGGCACCTGCGGCCAACCTTGTGCTGTTCGAGGCCGGCAAGATTGCCGGCGGCCGCGCCCGGCGCGTGGCGCTGGACGGCATGGCGCTGGACAACGGCCAGCACATCCTGATCGGCGCCTACCGCGAATCGCTGCGCCTGATGCGGCAGGTGGGCGTCGATCCGGCGCAGGCACTGGCCAGCCAGCCGCTGCGCTGGCACCAGATCGACGGCGTGCAGCTGCACTGCCCGGACTGGCCGGCGCCGTGGCATATGCTGGCCGGGCTGCTACGCGCCAAGGGTCTGGGCTGGCGTGACAAGCTGGCACTGGCACGGCTATTGACCCAGCTCAGGGTGCGGCGCTGGCAGATCGGGCACGATGTCGCGGCGCTGGACTGGCTGCGGCAGCGTGGCCAGTCCAGCGCCGTGCTGGACGGCTTCTGGACGCCGCTGATCCTGGCGACGCTGAATACGCCGCCGGCGCAGGCCTCGATGCAGCTGCTGGCCAATGTGCTGCGCGACAGCCTCGGCGCCGCGCAAGCGGATGCCAGCCGCCTGCTGCTGCCGCGCATCGACCTGAGCGCGCTGTTCGCCGAGCCGGCGCTACAGTGGCTGGCCGGCGCCGGCGCGCAGCTGCGCCTCGGGCAGCGGGTGCGGCACATCGACTGGCAGGCGGCGCGGCCGCTGGTGGACGGCGAGGCGTTCGATGCGGTGCTGCTTGCCACCGCGCCGTATCACGCCGCCGCGCTGGCGGCGGACGAAAAACTGTCCGCCATGCTCAAGGCGTGGCAATACCAGCCGATAACGACCCTATACCTGCGTTTCGAGGGCAGGGTGCGTCTGCCGCAGGCGATGACCGGCTTGCAGCGCGGCATCGGCCAGTGGTGGTTCGACCGCGAGGCGCTGACCGGCGAGGCCGGGCTGGTGGCGGTGGTGATCAGTGCCGCCGGCGAGCACGACACGCTGTCGCGCGCGGCGCTGACGGCGCGGGTGCTGGTCGAATTGCAGCAGCATGTGCCGGACTTGCCGCCATTGGCGGCCAGCTGGCAGATCACCGAGCAGCGCGCGACGTTTGCGGCCAACGTTGGCCTTGCGCGCCCGGCGCCGCGACTTGGCGTAAAATCCGGCTATCTCGCGGGTGACTGGTTGTGTGCCGACTATCCGGCGACGCTCGAAGGCGCCGTCCGCAGCGGTATCGCCAGCGCCCATGCCCTCATGCAGGACTGGAAAAAAGAACATGATGCAAACGTTTGA
- a CDS encoding TMEM165/GDT1 family protein, which yields MEAFLLSTGIVALAEIGDKTQLLALLLAARFKKPLPIIAGIFVATVLNHFAAAWLGQIASAYITDNLLRWVLGISFIAMALWMLIPDKLDDDMPLLDRVGVFGATVIAFFMAEMGDKTQIATVALSARFDALPAVVMGTTLGMMIANVPAVLLGEVAARKLPVATVHRIAACIFAVLGVVTLVGF from the coding sequence ATGGAAGCCTTCCTGCTCTCTACCGGCATCGTCGCCCTGGCCGAAATCGGCGACAAAACCCAGCTGCTCGCGCTGCTGCTCGCCGCCCGTTTCAAGAAACCGCTGCCCATCATCGCCGGCATTTTCGTGGCCACCGTGCTCAACCATTTTGCCGCCGCCTGGCTCGGCCAGATTGCGTCGGCCTACATCACCGACAACCTGCTGCGCTGGGTGCTGGGCATCTCCTTCATCGCCATGGCGCTGTGGATGCTGATCCCGGACAAGCTGGATGACGACATGCCGCTGCTGGACCGCGTCGGCGTGTTCGGCGCCACCGTGATCGCCTTCTTCATGGCCGAGATGGGCGACAAGACGCAGATCGCCACCGTGGCGCTGTCGGCACGCTTCGACGCGCTGCCGGCGGTGGTGATGGGCACCACGCTGGGCATGATGATCGCCAACGTGCCGGCGGTGCTGCTGGGCGAAGTGGCGGCGCGCAAGCTGCCGGTGGCTACCGTGCACCGCATCGCCGCCTGTATCTTTGCAGTGCTGGGGGTGGTCACCCTGGTCGGCTTCTAA
- a CDS encoding purine-cytosine permease family protein translates to MATIINQAQRHDDPDFTRSAVPADARMGRLGLSMAWWSVCSAMFWLVVSATLALNYGTVNTLIGLALSALCYSVINGIITRYAIRSGLSVGLFSRILFGNSGASLATLIFFATAIYYAVFEGSVIAVAIQHMFPALSLEHAYLLVVVYSVPLVLGSVQRWLDKLNGVLLPFYLSGLVAAVILTITEYGYSDAWLQLAPAGGAPADGWWHCFSYFMGVWILMMYTWDYARFGKNEDSDYHARFNFGLPFYLFTFLLNGVVGIFLAASIPTTGGVSEVSVVLALLKLMGWVGLAFVWVSQTRINTANFYLATVNMQTFFDKSCGLRLPKATWGVVVGAIVYLLMLGNVFSVILQALAYQGIFVVAWVGIALAHILSHPAANLAPDDNKAVRREGISAWFVAAGCGIALLESGGLLASFSAPATALVSFGLYRYLQQLSQSRLAAAQGG, encoded by the coding sequence GTGGCAACAATCATCAATCAAGCACAGCGGCACGACGACCCGGACTTCACCCGCAGCGCGGTGCCGGCCGACGCGCGCATGGGGCGGCTGGGGCTGAGCATGGCGTGGTGGTCGGTGTGCAGCGCCATGTTCTGGCTGGTGGTCTCGGCCACACTGGCGCTGAACTACGGCACCGTCAACACGCTGATCGGCCTCGCACTGTCGGCACTGTGCTACAGCGTGATCAACGGCATCATCACCCGCTACGCGATCCGCAGCGGGCTGTCGGTGGGGCTGTTCTCGCGCATCCTGTTCGGCAATTCCGGCGCTTCGCTGGCGACGCTGATCTTCTTCGCCACCGCCATCTACTATGCGGTGTTCGAGGGCTCGGTGATCGCGGTCGCCATCCAGCACATGTTCCCGGCGCTGTCGCTGGAACACGCCTACCTGCTGGTGGTGGTGTACAGCGTGCCGCTGGTGCTGGGCAGCGTACAGCGCTGGCTGGACAAGCTCAACGGCGTGCTGCTGCCGTTCTACCTGTCGGGCCTGGTCGCCGCGGTGATCCTGACCATCACCGAATACGGCTACAGCGACGCCTGGCTGCAACTGGCCCCGGCCGGCGGCGCGCCGGCCGATGGCTGGTGGCACTGTTTCAGCTACTTCATGGGGGTGTGGATCCTGATGATGTACACTTGGGACTACGCCCGCTTCGGCAAGAACGAAGACAGCGACTACCACGCCCGTTTCAACTTCGGCCTGCCCTTCTACCTGTTCACCTTCCTGCTCAACGGCGTGGTCGGCATCTTCCTCGCCGCCAGCATTCCGACCACCGGTGGCGTCAGCGAGGTGTCGGTGGTGCTGGCGCTGCTGAAGCTGATGGGCTGGGTCGGACTGGCCTTTGTCTGGGTCAGCCAGACGCGGATCAACACCGCCAACTTCTACCTCGCCACCGTCAACATGCAGACCTTCTTCGACAAGAGCTGCGGCCTGCGCCTGCCCAAGGCGACGTGGGGTGTGGTGGTCGGCGCCATCGTCTACCTGCTGATGCTGGGCAATGTGTTCAGCGTGATCCTGCAGGCGCTGGCCTACCAGGGCATCTTCGTGGTGGCGTGGGTCGGCATCGCGCTGGCCCACATCCTGAGCCACCCTGCGGCCAACCTTGCGCCGGACGACAACAAGGCGGTGCGCCGCGAGGGCATCAGCGCCTGGTTTGTCGCCGCCGGCTGCGGCATCGCACTGCTGGAGAGCGGCGGCTTGCTGGCCAGCTTCTCGGCGCCGGCCACCGCGCTGGTGTCGTTCGGGCTGTATCGCTATCTGCAGCAGCTGTCGCAAAGCCGCCTGGCTGCGGCGCAGGGCGGCTGA
- a CDS encoding zf-HC2 domain-containing protein, whose amino-acid sequence MMLSCREASRLLSDAMDRKLSRYEQVSLQFHLLLCQNCRNFRLQMATLRAGIREGRQR is encoded by the coding sequence ATGATGCTCAGTTGCCGCGAGGCCAGCCGGCTGCTATCAGACGCCATGGATCGCAAGCTCAGCCGCTATGAACAGGTCAGCCTGCAGTTCCACCTGCTGCTGTGCCAGAACTGCCGCAACTTCCGGCTGCAGATGGCGACGCTGCGTGCCGGCATCCGCGAAGGACGCCAGCGCTGA
- the hpnD gene encoding presqualene diphosphate synthase HpnD, with protein sequence MTPQQYCEDKAAKSGSSFYASFRYLPPAQRDAMVALYAFCREVDDVVDEIHDDNVARTTLAWWRSELAALYHGTPSHPVMLALKPHVTRFELPQAWLAEIIDGMQMDLDVPRYNRFSDLQLYCHRVAGVVGQLSAQIFGYTDRATLKYAHELGLAFQLTNIIRDVGEDARRGRLYLPVEDLQRFGVPASEVLAYRESPQFEELMRFQIERAHQHYRKAWALLPAADRKAQRIGLVMAAIYRATLDEIALDGPAKVLNQRLSLSPGRKLWLAWKTWTFGYKP encoded by the coding sequence GTGACCCCGCAGCAATACTGTGAAGACAAGGCCGCCAAGAGCGGCTCCAGCTTTTACGCCAGCTTCCGCTACCTGCCGCCGGCGCAGCGCGACGCGATGGTGGCGCTGTACGCGTTCTGCCGCGAGGTGGACGACGTGGTCGACGAGATCCACGACGACAACGTGGCGCGCACTACGCTGGCGTGGTGGCGCAGCGAGCTGGCGGCGCTGTACCACGGCACGCCCAGCCACCCGGTGATGCTGGCACTCAAGCCGCACGTGACGCGCTTCGAGCTACCGCAGGCGTGGCTGGCGGAGATCATCGACGGCATGCAGATGGACCTCGACGTGCCGCGCTACAACCGCTTCAGCGACCTGCAGCTGTACTGCCACCGCGTCGCCGGCGTGGTCGGCCAGCTGTCGGCGCAGATTTTCGGCTATACCGACCGCGCCACGCTGAAGTACGCGCACGAGCTGGGGTTGGCGTTCCAGCTCACCAACATCATCCGCGACGTGGGCGAGGACGCGCGCCGCGGCCGCTTGTACCTGCCGGTGGAAGACCTGCAACGCTTCGGCGTGCCGGCGTCCGAGGTGCTGGCCTATCGTGAGTCGCCGCAGTTCGAGGAGCTGATGCGCTTCCAGATCGAGCGCGCACACCAGCACTATCGCAAGGCGTGGGCGCTGCTGCCGGCGGCCGACCGCAAGGCGCAGCGCATCGGCCTGGTGATGGCGGCGATCTACCGCGCCACGCTGGACGAGATCGCGCTGGACGGCCCGGCCAAGGTGCTCAACCAGCGGCTGTCGCTGTCGCCGGGGCGCAAGCTGTGGCTGGCGTGGAAAACCTGGACCTTCGGCTACAAGCCTTGA
- a CDS encoding SDR family oxidoreductase, whose product MMQTFDKDYLAGRVVLVTGATQGIGRETALAAAGHGATVVLLARSVKGLEKVYDEIVAAGLPEPLAIPLDLLKASDDEFNTLAFQIKQAVGRLDGIVHCASHFYALSPLVDQRIDEWMNQYRINTVAPFALTRACLPLLKQAADASVVFVGETHGQHPGPFWGAFGASKAGLGYLVKVAANEWDVWPQLRTNLLVPGPVNSPQRTRTHPGEAKSERGELAALMPHMLYWLGQASAGRSGEIIELDLRPS is encoded by the coding sequence ATGATGCAAACGTTTGACAAAGATTATCTCGCCGGCCGCGTGGTGCTGGTGACCGGGGCAACGCAAGGCATCGGCCGCGAGACGGCGCTGGCCGCCGCGGGCCATGGCGCCACCGTGGTACTGCTGGCGCGCAGCGTGAAGGGCCTGGAAAAGGTGTACGACGAGATCGTGGCGGCCGGCCTGCCGGAGCCGCTGGCGATTCCGCTGGACCTGCTCAAGGCCAGCGACGACGAATTCAATACCCTGGCGTTCCAGATCAAGCAGGCGGTGGGACGGCTGGACGGCATCGTGCACTGCGCCTCGCACTTCTATGCGCTGTCGCCGCTGGTGGACCAGCGCATCGACGAGTGGATGAACCAGTACCGCATCAACACCGTGGCGCCGTTCGCGCTGACCCGCGCCTGCCTGCCGCTCTTGAAGCAGGCGGCCGACGCCAGCGTGGTGTTCGTCGGCGAGACCCACGGCCAGCATCCGGGACCGTTCTGGGGCGCCTTTGGCGCCTCCAAGGCCGGGCTGGGCTATCTGGTGAAAGTCGCCGCCAACGAGTGGGACGTGTGGCCGCAACTGCGCACCAACCTGCTGGTGCCGGGGCCGGTCAACTCGCCGCAGCGCACCCGTACCCATCCGGGCGAAGCCAAGAGCGAGCGCGGCGAACTGGCGGCGCTGATGCCGCACATGCTGTACTGGCTGGGACAGGCCAGTGCCGGCCGCAGCGGCGAGATCATCGAGCTGGATCTGCGTCCGTCGTAA
- the hpnC gene encoding squalene synthase HpnC: MSVGHYENFPVGSLLLPRRMRRAVHVIYHFARHADDIADEGDAQPAQRLAALQALRDELARIEAGTTPQLPLMQDLARVIADYRLPLAPFYDLLSAFSQDVTKTRYQDFAELVDYCRRSANPVGRLMLALYGERDPRSLAMSDGICTALQLINFWQDVAVDWQKGRVYIPQDDLAKFRVSEDQIARGDAGGVWPMLMDKEVKRALAMLEAGSPLALKLKGRLGWELRLIVLGGERILKKIHDARGDVFTQRPVLSSRDWLAIIWKALTARSGKNKRRRA, encoded by the coding sequence ATGTCGGTTGGTCATTACGAGAATTTCCCGGTCGGTTCCCTCCTGCTGCCGCGGCGCATGCGCCGCGCGGTGCACGTGATCTATCACTTTGCCCGTCATGCCGACGATATCGCCGACGAGGGCGACGCCCAGCCGGCGCAAAGGTTGGCCGCACTGCAGGCGCTGCGCGACGAGCTGGCGCGCATCGAGGCCGGCACTACGCCGCAGCTGCCGCTGATGCAGGATCTGGCGCGGGTGATCGCCGACTACCGGCTGCCGCTGGCGCCGTTTTACGATCTGCTGTCGGCGTTCAGCCAGGACGTGACCAAGACGCGCTACCAGGACTTTGCCGAGCTGGTCGACTACTGCCGCCGCTCCGCCAACCCGGTCGGGCGCCTGATGCTGGCGCTGTACGGCGAGCGTGACCCGCGCAGCCTGGCGATGTCGGACGGCATCTGCACCGCGCTGCAGCTGATCAACTTCTGGCAGGACGTGGCCGTCGACTGGCAGAAGGGCCGCGTCTACATCCCGCAGGACGATCTGGCGAAATTCCGCGTCAGCGAAGATCAGATCGCGCGCGGCGACGCCGGTGGGGTGTGGCCGATGCTGATGGACAAGGAAGTGAAGCGCGCGCTCGCGATGCTGGAGGCCGGCTCGCCGCTGGCGCTGAAGCTGAAGGGGCGGCTGGGCTGGGAGCTGCGCCTGATCGTGCTCGGCGGCGAGCGCATCCTGAAAAAGATACACGACGCGCGCGGTGACGTATTCACGCAGCGGCCGGTGCTGAGCAGCCGCGACTGGCTGGCGATCATCTGGAAGGCGCTCACGGCGCGTTCCGGCAAAAACAAGAGGAGACGGGCGTGA
- the radA gene encoding DNA repair protein RadA, with the protein MAKFNKTLYQCTQCAGSSPKWQGQCPHCGEWNTLTETVAAPVPVANARYQSWTAQTQPVQQLSQVQAAEVPREPSGIEELDRVLGGGIVKGAVVLLGGDPGIGKSTLLLQALSAIGSTRKVLYVSGEESPQQIALRASRLAVDAARVRLLSEIRLESILATLQTEMPEVAVIDSIQTLYSDQVTSAPGSVSQVRECAAQLTRMAKQSGITIILVGHVTKEGSLAGPRVLEHIVDTVLYFEGDSHSSYRMIRAIKNRFGAANELGVFAMTDRGLKGVSNPSAIFLSSYRDDVSGSCVLVTQEGTRPLLVEIQALVDDAHGFQPKRLTVGLEQNRLAMLMAVLNRHAGIACFDQDVFLNAVGGVKINEPAADLAVILAMVSSLRNKSLPEKLVVFGEVGLSGEVRPVTRGQERLKEAAKLGFERAIVPAANKPRQAIDGLEVIGVERLSEAVEYCARR; encoded by the coding sequence ATGGCCAAATTCAACAAGACCCTCTATCAATGCACGCAATGCGCGGGCAGCTCGCCCAAATGGCAGGGCCAGTGTCCGCACTGCGGCGAATGGAACACGCTGACCGAAACCGTGGCCGCGCCGGTCCCGGTGGCCAACGCCCGCTACCAGAGCTGGACGGCGCAGACGCAGCCCGTGCAGCAGCTGTCGCAGGTGCAGGCGGCGGAAGTGCCGCGCGAGCCGTCCGGCATCGAAGAGCTGGACCGTGTGCTCGGCGGCGGTATCGTCAAGGGTGCGGTGGTGCTGCTCGGCGGTGATCCCGGCATCGGCAAGTCCACGCTGCTGCTGCAGGCGCTGTCCGCCATCGGCTCGACGCGCAAGGTGCTGTACGTGTCCGGCGAGGAGTCGCCGCAGCAGATTGCGTTGCGCGCCTCGCGGCTGGCGGTGGACGCGGCGCGGGTGCGATTGCTGTCGGAGATCCGCCTTGAATCCATTCTCGCCACGCTGCAAACCGAGATGCCGGAGGTGGCGGTGATCGACTCGATCCAGACGCTGTATTCCGACCAGGTCACCTCGGCGCCAGGCTCGGTGTCGCAGGTACGCGAGTGCGCGGCGCAGCTGACGCGGATGGCGAAGCAGAGCGGCATCACCATCATCCTGGTCGGCCATGTCACCAAGGAAGGTTCGCTGGCTGGGCCGCGCGTGCTGGAGCACATCGTCGATACCGTGCTCTATTTCGAGGGCGACAGCCACTCCAGCTATCGCATGATCCGCGCCATCAAGAACCGTTTCGGCGCGGCCAACGAGCTGGGCGTGTTCGCGATGACCGACCGTGGCCTGAAGGGCGTGTCCAACCCGTCGGCGATCTTCCTGTCCAGCTATCGCGACGACGTGTCCGGCTCCTGCGTGCTGGTGACGCAGGAGGGCACGAGACCGCTGCTGGTGGAAATCCAGGCGCTGGTCGACGATGCCCATGGCTTCCAGCCCAAGCGCCTCACCGTAGGGCTGGAGCAGAACCGGCTGGCGATGCTGATGGCGGTGCTCAACCGCCATGCCGGCATCGCCTGCTTCGACCAGGACGTGTTCCTCAATGCGGTGGGCGGCGTCAAGATCAACGAGCCGGCCGCCGACCTCGCGGTGATCCTGGCGATGGTGTCCTCGCTGCGCAACAAGTCGCTGCCGGAGAAACTGGTGGTGTTCGGCGAGGTCGGCCTGTCCGGCGAGGTACGGCCGGTGACGCGCGGCCAGGAGCGGCTGAAAGAGGCGGCCAAGCTCGGTTTCGAGCGCGCCATCGTGCCGGCGGCCAACAAGCCGCGCCAGGCCATCGACGGGCTGGAGGTGATCGGGGTGGAACGCTTGTCCGAAGCCGTGGAATACTGTGCCCGTCGTTAA
- a CDS encoding sigma-70 family RNA polymerase sigma factor, translated as MPPSVEQIEAERPYLLRFALAQLRDSAAAEDAVQDALLAALEARERFAGKASLRTWLTSILRFKLIDIVRKQHREVATDLSEDLDDSDLDGLFTAGGHWQEKVSAWGAPEQSLLAAQFWLVYARCAEAMPRRTALVFAMREVLDMEISEICQNLEISATNCSVMLYRARMSLRECLQLRWLQGENA; from the coding sequence ATGCCGCCCAGTGTTGAACAGATCGAAGCTGAACGGCCCTACCTGCTGCGCTTTGCGCTGGCGCAGTTACGCGACAGTGCCGCGGCCGAGGACGCGGTACAGGACGCGCTGCTGGCGGCGCTGGAGGCGCGCGAGCGCTTTGCCGGCAAGGCCAGCCTGCGCACCTGGCTGACGTCCATCCTGCGCTTCAAGCTGATCGACATCGTGCGCAAGCAGCACCGCGAGGTGGCCACCGACCTGTCCGAGGATCTGGACGACAGTGACCTGGACGGCCTGTTCACTGCGGGTGGCCACTGGCAGGAGAAGGTCAGCGCCTGGGGCGCGCCGGAACAGTCGTTGCTGGCCGCCCAGTTCTGGCTGGTGTACGCGCGTTGTGCCGAGGCGATGCCGCGGCGCACCGCGCTGGTGTTTGCCATGCGCGAGGTGCTGGACATGGAAATCAGCGAGATTTGTCAGAATCTGGAGATCAGCGCGACCAACTGTTCGGTGATGCTCTATCGCGCACGGATGAGCTTGCGCGAATGTTTGCAGCTGCGCTGGCTGCAGGGGGAAAACGCATGA
- the mscL gene encoding large-conductance mechanosensitive channel protein MscL, which translates to MSVLKEFREFAMRGNVIDLAVGVVIGGAFGTIVKSLVDDVIMPPIGLLIGNVDFANLFFVLKEGAKAAPYASVAAAKEAGAVTLNIGLFINALVSFTIIAFAIFMLIKTLNRLQRPAPAAPAEVTTKECGYCLSSIPLKATRCPHCTSQLG; encoded by the coding sequence ATGTCCGTACTGAAAGAGTTTCGCGAGTTTGCCATGCGTGGCAACGTCATCGATCTGGCCGTTGGTGTCGTCATCGGCGGTGCTTTTGGTACCATCGTCAAGTCGCTGGTTGATGACGTAATCATGCCGCCGATCGGCCTACTGATCGGCAACGTCGACTTTGCCAACCTGTTCTTCGTGCTGAAAGAAGGCGCCAAGGCGGCGCCGTACGCCTCGGTGGCAGCGGCGAAGGAAGCCGGCGCGGTGACGCTGAACATCGGGCTGTTCATCAACGCGCTGGTCAGCTTCACCATCATCGCCTTTGCCATCTTCATGCTGATCAAGACGCTGAACCGGCTGCAACGCCCGGCGCCGGCGGCACCGGCAGAAGTCACCACCAAGGAGTGCGGCTACTGCCTGTCCAGCATTCCGCTGAAGGCGACGCGCTGCCCGCACTGCACCTCGCAGCTGGGCTGA
- the capB gene encoding caprolactamase subunit beta translates to MTQAHQVPAAIDPITLAVVRGALETAQREMTLTLEKTGRSSVFNLAHDYSNALFDHLPEMILQGQDIPIHLGSLIPAMKAVADYFGDDIHEGDVIYHNDPVYQGSHILDCCMYKPVFYHGELVFWAVCKGHLTDIGGPVPAGYNPDAKEIYAEGLRIPPVKLWDKGRRRDDVVNLLLCNMRARRDQEGDLNAQFGACRVGERNLLALLDKYGLATVRAAIAELKDMADRHMRSLIRSIPDGTYHGEAVLEDAGHGYGELTIKTQVTVSGDNVHISVQSPPQIPYFINSYAGNSMSGVYLGLMMFAQVPPPYNAGLYRCVSVDLGAHGTLCNAAEPAPHVNCTTTPMETLTDAVRMAFEAAAPERVTASWGHASGINIAGINPATGEQYVTMVLASIISGAGATQYMDGWHACGPLCCFGALSSGDIELLEYAYPIIIHRYGLLQDSGGAGAHRGGSGTVWEVEPRGHDMTVIAFGEGRQIPTMGAAGAHDVLIDKKLGRLEVEHDGALTVHRHNVITTLKPGQRARNINPGGGGYGLPWQRPPAQVLADLKNGLISRLAAREEYGVVIADDSLHIDAAATAALRQQLNLGASA, encoded by the coding sequence ATGACACAAGCGCATCAAGTCCCAGCCGCGATCGACCCGATCACGCTGGCCGTGGTCCGCGGCGCGCTGGAAACCGCGCAACGCGAAATGACGCTGACGCTGGAGAAAACCGGCCGCTCCAGCGTGTTCAACCTGGCACACGACTACAGCAACGCGCTGTTCGACCACCTGCCGGAAATGATCCTGCAGGGCCAGGACATCCCCATCCACCTCGGTTCGCTGATCCCGGCGATGAAGGCGGTCGCCGACTACTTCGGCGACGACATCCACGAGGGCGATGTGATCTACCACAACGACCCGGTGTACCAAGGCAGCCACATCCTCGACTGCTGCATGTACAAGCCGGTGTTCTATCACGGTGAACTGGTGTTCTGGGCGGTGTGCAAGGGCCACCTCACCGACATCGGCGGCCCGGTACCGGCCGGCTACAACCCGGATGCGAAAGAGATCTACGCCGAGGGTCTGCGCATCCCGCCGGTGAAGCTGTGGGACAAGGGCCGCCGCCGCGACGACGTGGTCAACCTGCTGCTGTGCAATATGCGCGCCCGCCGCGACCAGGAAGGCGACCTCAACGCCCAGTTCGGCGCCTGCCGCGTCGGCGAGCGCAACCTGCTGGCACTGCTGGACAAGTACGGCCTCGCCACCGTGCGCGCCGCCATCGCCGAGCTGAAGGACATGGCCGACCGCCACATGCGTTCGCTGATCCGCTCCATTCCCGACGGCACTTACCACGGCGAAGCGGTGCTGGAAGACGCCGGCCACGGCTACGGTGAGCTGACCATCAAGACCCAGGTCACCGTCAGCGGCGACAACGTGCACATCAGCGTGCAGAGCCCGCCGCAAATCCCCTACTTCATCAACTCCTACGCCGGCAACTCGATGTCCGGCGTCTACCTCGGGCTGATGATGTTCGCGCAGGTGCCGCCACCGTACAACGCCGGGCTGTACCGCTGCGTGTCGGTCGATCTTGGCGCCCACGGCACGCTGTGCAACGCCGCCGAGCCGGCGCCGCACGTCAACTGCACCACCACGCCGATGGAAACGCTGACCGACGCGGTGCGCATGGCGTTCGAGGCCGCCGCGCCGGAGCGCGTCACCGCCTCCTGGGGCCACGCCAGCGGCATCAACATCGCCGGCATCAACCCCGCCACCGGCGAGCAGTACGTGACCATGGTGCTGGCCTCGATCATCTCCGGCGCCGGCGCCACCCAGTACATGGACGGCTGGCACGCCTGCGGCCCGCTGTGCTGCTTTGGCGCGCTCAGCTCCGGCGACATCGAGCTGCTGGAGTACGCCTACCCGATCATCATCCACCGCTACGGCCTGCTGCAGGACAGCGGCGGCGCCGGCGCGCACCGCGGCGGCAGCGGCACGGTGTGGGAGGTGGAACCGCGCGGCCATGACATGACGGTGATCGCCTTCGGCGAAGGCCGCCAGATCCCGACCATGGGCGCCGCCGGCGCGCACGACGTGCTGATCGACAAGAAGCTCGGCCGCCTGGAAGTGGAACACGACGGCGCGCTGACCGTGCACCGCCACAACGTGATCACCACCCTCAAGCCCGGCCAGCGCGCGCGCAACATCAACCCCGGCGGCGGCGGCTACGGCCTGCCGTGGCAGCGGCCGCCGGCACAGGTGCTGGCCGATCTGAAGAACGGGCTGATCTCAAGGTTGGCCGCACGCGAGGAGTACGGCGTGGTCATCGCCGATGACAGCCTGCACATCGACGCCGCCGCCACCGCCGCGCTGCGTCAGCAACTGAACCTGGGAGCATCAGCATGA